The genomic stretch CAGGTAATCAGCGCCTTGGCCTGCGGATCGGTCACCGTGCTGCCGTTATCGGTATCCCGATCTTCCTTGCGCACCTTCGCCCGCTTCAGAAACGCCAGGCCGGCCGACTGGCTGGCGGACGACTTCGTGAAGAACAGCGGCAGGCGGGGGTCCGGCGCCTCGGTTTGGGAAAACGCGTCCTGCAGAACCGCCAATAGGTGTTCCTCTCCGCCTTTCGGAGCGGTGCCTACGAGGATGAGCTTGCGGACCAGCGTTCCCTGCTTGGCGGCGATCTGCTGCGCGACGCAGCCGCCGAGAGAAAAGCCCAGCAGGTCGACTTGGGAGAGGCCGAGCAGATTGATCAAGGCGACCGCGTCTCGGGCCATCGCCTCGATATTGTCGGGCGTTTGGCCTGTCGAGCGGCCGACCCCGGCGTTGTCAAAGGCGATCACCGGGCGATCGGCGGCCAGGACATTCACGACCGCGGGATCCCATGCATCGATGTTGCCCGAAAAATGCTGCAGGAGAACCAGCGGCGTTCCGGACGATGGGCCGAGGCGGCGATAGGCAAAGCGGATCCCGCTGCCTTCGATGTAACGGGTGGGCGCCGTTTCTAGCGTGGCGTCGTCCTGGCTCGCGGTGTCGAGTTCAGTCATGTCATCCTCCGGATGCTTGGCGTAAAATAAACTGGTGCGGTTTTTTGCCAGGTCTGAGCCGCTCGCGGTCCAAGGCATTGCGTAGTCCGCCGAGCACGCGCGATGCTCCCGGCACGAAAGTGCCGGGAGCGGTATCCTCACTTCACGAGTGCGGCCTTTTCTATCACCGCGGCGACTTCCTTCGCGTGGACGACGAGGGAGGCGTGGCTGCCGGCGACCTCGGTCGTCTGGGCCTTCATCCTGTTGGCGAACATCTTCTGGACCTCGGGGGCGATGACCTTGTCCTTCGTGCTGATCACATAGAATGTCGGCTTATCGTGCCAAGCTGCCGTATCGACGGGAGCCTCGAATGCGGTGTGGTTCAACGGGAGTTGATGGTTTGCCAGGGATTCGGCGATCTCCGGCGGAAGGTCGGCCGCGACTGCCGAAGGGAACACTTTGGGATCGATGTAGAGGTCGCCCTTTTCGTCGGGATGAATAGCCACGCCGCCTTCGGTTGCTGGACCGCTCTTGGCCAGGGTGGCCAGGGATTGTCCTACTTCGGGGGCGAATGCGGAGACATAGACGAGCGCCGAGACCTTCGGATCGTCACCTGCTTGCGTGATCACAACGCCGCCCCAGGAGTGACCAACGAGAACGGTCTTGCCCTTCTGTTTCGCGAGCGCCTGTTTGGTGGCATCGACGTCCGCTGCGAGGGAGGTGAGCGGGTTTTCGACGAGCGTTACGTTGTAGCCCTTCTTCGTGAGGATATCGGCAACCGGCTTCCAACTCGTCTGGTCGACGAAAGCGCCATGGACGAGCACGATATTATGAGCCGCTCCCTTGGGCAGTTGAGCCGATTGGGCGGGGGCGGAAATTGTTGCTCCGGCCATGAGGACGGTGGCGACGGAAAGTAGAAGATTTCGCATTGATTGCTCCTGTTGAGATGACGGACGACGCGGGTCCGAGGAAGGGCAGGCGTGTCGGCAAAAGTCGCGGTTCTTCCATCTGCCGTTTGAGCTTTGCCGCGTGACTTGTTGGCTCGACTTGCGATCAGTTAGTACATGGAGCGTTCGGACGTTAGGCATCAATCGTCCGAATATTGTGTCTGACCGTCCGTCGTATTAACATCGGGAGGATGGATATCCTCGCTGAAGTGCTGGATCGCGTTCGTCTTGGCGGGACCTTGCTGTTCCACTTCGAACTCGGCCATCCCTGGAATCTCGCGTTGCCAAAGCGCCCCTACGCCCTGTTCCACTATCTCAGCAGCGGCTCGGCTACCCTCGCGCTCGAACAGGGACGAGAGCTCCACATGACCGAGGGCGACTTTGTTGTCGTCACGCGTGGCGAGCCCCATGTGATCTACTCGGATAGCCGGACGGAGCCGTTACCGATACTCGACATCGATCGACTAGACGGGCGTCTTGGCCTCATTCGTCATGGAGGCGGCGAGCAGCCGCTTGCGACGATGATCTGCGGTAATTTCACTGTGGCACGGCCTTCGCGCGGTAGCGTTTTGGAATTGCTTCCGCCCCTGCTTCTCCTGAAGCCGACGGAAGACGGAGGATGGCTCGAGGCGATTCTGCAACGCATGGTGAACGAGGCGGCGTTCGAGCGTCCCGGACAAGGCGTCGCGCTCTCACGTCTGACTGAAGTGCTCTTCGTCGAGGTTTTGCGAAGCTGGATCAAGTCGCTCGGCCCCGGAGAAGGCGGGTGGCTGGGGGCGATGGCGGACCCACACATAGGACCGGCACTTCAGTTGATCCACGAACGGCCGGAGCGGCCCTGGACGCTAGGCGATCTCGGGCAAAGCGTGGGACTTGGTCGTTCGGCGTTTTCGGCTCGCTTCACCAAGCTTGTTGGCGAGTCCATGTACCGCTATCTGATCGCACGCCGGATGTCGGAGGCCGCGTTTCTGCTCGAAACAAGCGACGAGGGGATTGCACGGATTGCGACCCGTGTCGGCTACGAGACCCCGGCCGCGTTTTCGAAGCTGTTCCATCGACATCACGGCCTATCGCCTGGCCGCTATCGAGCAGTTCGCCGGTCTGACGGCTGCCGAAGGCAAGGAGGCGTTCTGGAAGCAGAAGTCGCCGATTGACCACGACCAAGCTGGCATCTGCCCGACGACTGTCAGGTAGATCTGATGTCCCCCTACTGCTTCAGCACGGCGAGGAAATCGGGCACGTCCTTGAGTGCTGCCGCACGGGCAGCCGGATTCAGTCCTGTGTGCGCCACACCGTCGCCATTGGCGGTGTAGGCCAACCCATGCAGTTCGTGCAGTTTCTGCGCCTCATTGTCGAAATCATGATAGGCGCCGGGATAGAGGACGAGCTTCACGCTGTCGGGGTTGGCGTCCGCCAGCGTTTTGCAAGGCTTGGCCGGAGTCCAGTCATCCGCCTCGCCCATCACAATCAGGAGCGGCACACGGGTCGCCCAATCGCCTTTTTCGGCCGGGGCCGTGCAACCCGGGTAGAAGGCGACCGCCGCGCGAAAGTCCGGTGAGCCAGCCTTCGGTCTGTCCTTCGGCCGAACCGTGTACAGGACAGTCGAGCCGCCGTTCGACCAACCAAGCAAGGCGATGGCGGCAGGCTTCACATAGGGCAGCGTCTGCAAATAGCGGCGGGCGGCGTTGGCGTCCTCCACCCGCTCGCGATAGGGCTCGACCTCCCGGTCGCCGTTCGTGCATTGCGGGCCCAGTCCGCGCGAGCCGAAACTGTCCGGAAAGATCACGACATAGCCGAGCGCGGCCAGGCGTTGGCCCCAATCGGCATGGCGCGGGCTGAGGTCCGCGCCGTTCTTGCTGCTCCACAGGCCGCTGCAACCATGCATGGCGACGATTGCCGGAAATGGCCCTTGCCCCTGCGGCTTGAACAGCCTTGCGTCCAGCGTCGCCGGCTCGTCCTTGCCGTCAGCCGGAATGCTGACGCTTTCCGGTGCCTGCTCGGCGGCTATGACGGGCTGGGCCGTCCAAAGGGCAAACAGGCCCGCGAGAACGACAAGATTTTTCGCCTGCATCGCTGAAGCCCCTCCCTGCCGAAAGCCGTTATGCTCACAGTGAGGCGCAGGCCGGCTTCTCGCAAATCACGGTTGCGTGGCGAAAGGGCCGACTAGGTCAAATCGCAAGATCGGTCGAGCGCGATAGATCCGGAAGGGTCTAGCTGGTGCCGCCACGGAGGAAGAGACGGCGAAAGCGTCCCTTGAAACCGATCATGCTAGTTCAGTGCGAGAGTCGATTGAAAGTCCTTGGTGTTGTTGCGATTGGGGTATGGCTGGTCCGGCACCGACACACCGAGATGCAGGCAAAGCGGCTCCCACCCATCT from Mesorhizobium sp. NZP2077 encodes the following:
- a CDS encoding AraC family transcriptional regulator, producing MDILAEVLDRVRLGGTLLFHFELGHPWNLALPKRPYALFHYLSSGSATLALEQGRELHMTEGDFVVVTRGEPHVIYSDSRTEPLPILDIDRLDGRLGLIRHGGGEQPLATMICGNFTVARPSRGSVLELLPPLLLLKPTEDGGWLEAILQRMVNEAAFERPGQGVALSRLTEVLFVEVLRSWIKSLGPGEGGWLGAMADPHIGPALQLIHERPERPWTLGDLGQSVGLGRSAFSARFTKLVGESMYRYLIARRMSEAAFLLETSDEGIARIATRVGYETPAAFSKLFHRHHGLSPGRYRAVRRSDGCRRQGGVLEAEVAD
- a CDS encoding alpha/beta hydrolase; amino-acid sequence: MRNLLLSVATVLMAGATISAPAQSAQLPKGAAHNIVLVHGAFVDQTSWKPVADILTKKGYNVTLVENPLTSLAADVDATKQALAKQKGKTVLVGHSWGGVVITQAGDDPKVSALVYVSAFAPEVGQSLATLAKSGPATEGGVAIHPDEKGDLYIDPKVFPSAVAADLPPEIAESLANHQLPLNHTAFEAPVDTAAWHDKPTFYVISTKDKVIAPEVQKMFANRMKAQTTEVAGSHASLVVHAKEVAAVIEKAALVK
- a CDS encoding dienelactone hydrolase family protein; its protein translation is MQAKNLVVLAGLFALWTAQPVIAAEQAPESVSIPADGKDEPATLDARLFKPQGQGPFPAIVAMHGCSGLWSSKNGADLSPRHADWGQRLAALGYVVIFPDSFGSRGLGPQCTNGDREVEPYRERVEDANAARRYLQTLPYVKPAAIALLGWSNGGSTVLYTVRPKDRPKAGSPDFRAAVAFYPGCTAPAEKGDWATRVPLLIVMGEADDWTPAKPCKTLADANPDSVKLVLYPGAYHDFDNEAQKLHELHGLAYTANGDGVAHTGLNPAARAAALKDVPDFLAVLKQ
- a CDS encoding alpha/beta hydrolase, which gives rise to MTELDTASQDDATLETAPTRYIEGSGIRFAYRRLGPSSGTPLVLLQHFSGNIDAWDPAVVNVLAADRPVIAFDNAGVGRSTGQTPDNIEAMARDAVALINLLGLSQVDLLGFSLGGCVAQQIAAKQGTLVRKLILVGTAPKGGEEHLLAVLQDAFSQTEAPDPRLPLFFTKSSASQSAGLAFLKRAKVRKEDRDTDNGSTVTDPQAKALITWCATPDPEHATLRAIQQPALVVSGSHDTMLPADNAYAMFKALSNAQLVLYPDSGHGSLFQYPELFVSHARTFLEA